A genomic segment from Pseudomonadota bacterium encodes:
- a CDS encoding ferritin-like domain-containing protein — protein sequence MSGHWTLDDIPWERFDPTKVDPDLLRVAKTASMVERNAEDYANYLCNVFDDDPAFREAARHWAKEEEQHGEALRRWAEMADRDFDFQKSFRRFTEGFRIPVEAVRSVRGSRTGELIARCVVEVGTSSYYSALADASDEPVLKKICQNIASDEFRHYKLFYTHMKRYRAQEPLSAFHRLRIALGRMVEAEDDELAFAYFCANDEPGPYQRKKSSADYIGRAFRYYRPHHIERAIAMTMKAATLRVSDGVVRGIAKIAHWVLRWRVKMVST from the coding sequence ATGTCCGGGCACTGGACGCTTGACGATATTCCCTGGGAACGGTTCGACCCCACGAAGGTGGACCCCGACCTGCTTCGCGTCGCCAAGACCGCCAGTATGGTCGAACGCAACGCGGAGGATTATGCGAACTATCTCTGCAACGTCTTTGACGACGATCCGGCGTTTCGGGAAGCCGCGCGCCACTGGGCGAAAGAGGAAGAGCAGCACGGCGAGGCGCTTCGTCGCTGGGCGGAAATGGCGGACCGGGACTTTGATTTTCAGAAGAGCTTCCGCCGTTTCACGGAAGGTTTCCGCATTCCGGTCGAGGCGGTCCGCTCCGTCCGCGGCTCGCGCACCGGCGAGCTGATCGCGCGCTGCGTCGTCGAGGTGGGGACCAGTTCTTACTACTCCGCCCTTGCGGACGCCTCGGACGAACCCGTCTTAAAGAAAATCTGCCAGAACATCGCGAGCGACGAGTTCCGCCATTACAAGCTTTTCTATACGCACATGAAGCGCTACCGCGCACAAGAACCCTTGAGCGCCTTCCATCGCCTTCGCATCGCCTTGGGACGCATGGTCGAGGCCGAGGACGACGAACTCGCCTTCGCCTACTTTTGCGCGAACGACGAGCCCGGCCCCTATCAGCGCAAAAAAAGCAGCGCCGACTATATCGGCCGCGCATTCCGTTACTATCGGCCGCACCATATCGAACGCGCCATCGCGATGACGATGAAGGCGGCGACGCTTCGCGTAAGCGACGGCGTGGTGCGGGGAATCGCCAAGATCGCCCACTGGGTCCTCCGGTGGCGGGTGAAGATGGTCTCCACCTGA
- the atpD gene encoding F0F1 ATP synthase subunit beta, producing the protein MAKKVGKITQVLGAVVDVQFDGELPLILNALHCDNQGNLLVLEVAQHLGESTLRTVAMDTTDGLVRGQEVTDTGEPISVPVGPETLGRIMNVIGQPVDERGPINTKKTSPIHRPAPSFQDQSTEAEILVTGIKVVDLLAPYAKGGKIGLFGGAGVGKTVIIMELINNIAKAHGGYSVFAGVGERTREGNDLYHEMIESGVIKLDGEGSKAALVYGQMNEPPGARARVGLSGLTVAEYFRDEEGQDVLFFVDNIFRFTQAGSEVSALLGRIPSAVGYQPTLATDMGTLQERITTTKKGSITSVQAIYVPADDLTDPAPATSFAHLDATTVLSRQIAELGIYPAVDPLDSTSRMLDPRIVGEAHYAVARDVQKVLQTYKSLQDIIAILGMDELSEEDKLTVTRARKIQRFLSQPFHVAEIFTGKPGVFVNLEDTIKGFRGIVAGEYDDLPEAAFYMVGTIEEAIEKSKQMAIEAA; encoded by the coding sequence ATGGCAAAAAAAGTCGGCAAGATCACGCAGGTGTTGGGGGCCGTCGTCGACGTGCAGTTCGACGGCGAACTTCCGCTGATCCTGAACGCGCTCCACTGCGACAACCAGGGCAACCTGCTGGTCCTTGAGGTTGCCCAGCATTTGGGCGAATCGACCCTTCGGACGGTGGCGATGGATACGACGGACGGTCTCGTCCGAGGCCAAGAGGTGACCGACACCGGCGAACCGATCAGCGTGCCGGTGGGGCCGGAGACGCTTGGCCGCATCATGAACGTCATCGGCCAGCCGGTCGACGAGCGCGGCCCGATCAACACCAAGAAAACTTCGCCGATTCACCGGCCGGCGCCTTCCTTCCAGGACCAGTCCACGGAGGCCGAGATCCTCGTCACCGGGATCAAGGTCGTGGATCTGCTGGCCCCTTACGCGAAGGGCGGCAAGATCGGCCTTTTCGGCGGCGCCGGCGTCGGCAAGACCGTCATCATCATGGAGCTTATCAACAACATCGCGAAGGCGCATGGCGGCTATTCCGTCTTTGCCGGCGTCGGCGAGCGCACACGCGAGGGGAACGACCTCTACCACGAGATGATCGAGTCCGGCGTCATCAAGCTCGACGGGGAAGGCTCGAAGGCGGCCCTCGTCTATGGCCAGATGAACGAACCGCCCGGCGCCCGGGCGCGCGTCGGTCTTTCCGGTCTGACGGTCGCCGAATATTTCCGCGACGAGGAAGGCCAAGACGTTCTTTTCTTCGTCGACAACATCTTCCGCTTCACCCAGGCCGGTTCGGAAGTGTCCGCGCTTCTCGGCCGCATCCCGAGCGCGGTCGGATACCAGCCGACGCTGGCTACCGACATGGGCACGCTTCAGGAGCGGATCACCACGACGAAGAAGGGCTCCATCACTTCCGTGCAGGCGATCTACGTGCCGGCGGACGATCTCACGGACCCCGCGCCGGCAACATCGTTTGCGCACTTGGACGCAACCACGGTGCTGTCTCGCCAGATCGCCGAACTTGGCATTTACCCGGCGGTTGACCCGCTGGATTCGACCTCGCGCATGCTGGATCCCCGCATCGTCGGCGAGGCCCACTACGCGGTCGCGCGCGACGTACAGAAAGTCCTGCAAACCTATAAGTCGCTTCAGGACATCATCGCGATTCTCGGCATGGACGAGCTTTCGGAAGAAGACAAGCTGACCGTGACGCGCGCGCGCAAAATCCAGCGCTTTCTTTCCCAGCCCTTCCATGTGGCGGAAATCTTCACTGGAAAACCGGGCGTCTTCGTCAATCTCGAAGACACGATCAAGGGCTTCAGGGGTATCGTCGCCGGCGAATACGACGACCTGCCGGAAGCCGCCTTCTACATGGTCGGCACGATCGAAGAAGCGATCGAAAAATCGAAACAGATGGCCATCGAGGCGGCCTGA
- a CDS encoding S41 family peptidase has product MRIFVLTVTLTVAFLFSAAVDAKEKEEKDLTDTYQQLNLLGEVFERARANYVDEIEDSKLIESAINGMLVSLDPHSGYLNPKDFEDMQIRTRGEFGGLGIEVTMENGLVKVVSPIDDTPAFRAGVQAGDYITHLDDKPVLGLTLPQAVEKMRGDVGTKIKLTIRRDGGGPIEVTVTRDRIKIQSVRSHLEGDIGYVRVTSFNEQTESALADAIKEFQKKKGKNLQGVVLDLRNNPGGLLDQAIAVSDAFLEKGEIVSTRGRQPENAQRFNARSGDLVGGLPIVVLINGGSASASEIVAGALQDHHRAIVLGTRSFGKGSVQTIIPLGKHGAIRLTTARYYTPSGRSIQATGIEPDILVEQARIEKLTALNPLREKDLEGALLQEAEEPGLAAPEKTGKEDAEMKDYQLLRALDLIRGVSLYSERLRQPPS; this is encoded by the coding sequence ATGCGTATTTTTGTTCTGACTGTCACCTTGACAGTGGCGTTTTTGTTTTCCGCAGCGGTTGACGCGAAGGAAAAAGAAGAAAAGGACTTAACCGACACCTACCAGCAGTTGAATTTGCTTGGGGAGGTCTTCGAGCGCGCGCGCGCGAACTACGTGGACGAGATCGAGGATTCGAAACTGATCGAATCGGCGATCAACGGCATGCTGGTTTCGCTCGATCCGCATTCGGGCTATTTGAATCCGAAAGATTTCGAAGACATGCAGATTCGCACGCGCGGCGAATTCGGCGGCCTTGGCATCGAAGTTACGATGGAGAACGGCCTGGTGAAGGTCGTCTCGCCGATCGACGACACGCCCGCTTTTCGCGCCGGGGTTCAGGCCGGCGATTACATCACGCATCTGGATGACAAGCCGGTCCTTGGCCTGACCCTGCCGCAGGCGGTTGAGAAGATGCGCGGCGATGTGGGGACAAAAATCAAACTTACCATCCGCCGCGATGGAGGCGGCCCTATCGAGGTAACAGTCACGCGCGACCGAATCAAGATTCAGTCCGTCCGCTCCCACCTTGAAGGGGATATCGGCTACGTCCGCGTCACCTCCTTCAACGAGCAAACCGAGTCCGCCCTTGCGGATGCAATCAAGGAATTCCAGAAAAAGAAGGGCAAGAACCTGCAGGGCGTCGTACTGGACCTTCGGAACAATCCGGGCGGGCTTCTGGATCAGGCCATCGCCGTTTCCGATGCCTTCCTTGAGAAGGGCGAGATCGTTTCAACGCGCGGCCGCCAGCCCGAAAACGCCCAGCGCTTCAACGCGCGCTCGGGGGATCTGGTGGGCGGCCTGCCGATCGTCGTTCTGATCAATGGCGGCTCCGCCTCGGCCTCGGAAATCGTCGCCGGTGCGCTTCAGGATCATCACCGCGCCATCGTGCTCGGCACGCGCTCTTTCGGGAAAGGGTCCGTGCAAACCATTATCCCGCTGGGCAAGCATGGGGCGATACGGTTGACGACGGCGCGGTACTACACGCCCTCCGGACGCTCCATTCAGGCGACGGGGATCGAGCCGGATATCCTCGTTGAACAGGCGCGGATAGAAAAACTGACCGCCCTTAATCCGCTGCGCGAGAAAGATTTGGAGGGCGCGCTTTTGCAAGAAGCGGAAGAGCCCGGGCTTGCCGCCCCTGAAAAGACGGGCAAGGAGGACGCGGAAATGAAGGACTACCAACTGCTGCGCGCGCTTGATCTCATCCGCGGCGTTTCGCTTTATTCCGAGCGGCTTCGCCAGCCGCCATCCTAA
- the atpA gene encoding F0F1 ATP synthase subunit alpha: MEIGAAEISAILKKEIADFGTETTVSEVGQVLSVGDGIARVYGLDRVQAGEMVEFPGGIRGMALNLEADNVGVVIFGDDRGIREGDTVKRTGQIVEVPVGKGLLGRVVDPLGNPLDGKGPIEGERRRVDVKAPGIIPRRSVHEPMQTGLKAIDALIPIGRGQRELIIGDRQTGKTAIAIDAILNQKEAHAGNDEKKKLYCVYVAIGQKRSTVAQIAKTLADNGALDYSIIVAATASEPAPLQFLAPYAGCAMGEYFRDNGTHALIIYDDLSKQAVAYRQMSLLLRRPPGREAYPGDVFYLHSRLLERAAKMNDDNGGGSLTALPIIETQAGDVSAYIPTNVISITDGQIFLETNLFYRGIRPAVNVGLSVSRVGSAAQTKAMKQVAGTIKLELAQYREMEAFAQFGSDLDAATQRLLNRGRRLTELLKQGQYSPLAAEEQVVVIFAGVRGYLDGINAAEVTRFEESLLSEIRAKGQDILKAIREEKVISDKTGAELKAFLDSFSKTFA, encoded by the coding sequence ATGGAAATCGGGGCCGCGGAAATCTCTGCCATCCTCAAGAAGGAAATCGCCGACTTCGGGACTGAAACCACGGTCAGTGAAGTCGGTCAGGTACTGTCTGTCGGTGACGGGATAGCCCGCGTCTATGGTCTCGACCGGGTCCAGGCCGGCGAAATGGTCGAATTCCCCGGCGGCATCCGCGGCATGGCGTTGAACCTGGAGGCGGACAACGTCGGCGTCGTCATCTTCGGCGACGACCGCGGCATCCGCGAAGGCGACACCGTGAAACGCACCGGACAAATCGTCGAGGTGCCGGTCGGCAAGGGCCTGTTGGGCCGCGTCGTCGACCCCTTGGGCAACCCGCTCGACGGCAAGGGTCCAATTGAGGGAGAGCGCCGCCGCGTGGACGTGAAGGCGCCCGGCATCATCCCGCGCCGTTCCGTGCACGAGCCGATGCAGACGGGGCTGAAGGCGATCGACGCCTTGATTCCGATCGGCCGCGGCCAGCGCGAACTGATCATCGGCGACCGCCAGACAGGCAAAACCGCCATCGCCATCGACGCGATCCTGAACCAGAAGGAAGCGCACGCGGGCAACGACGAGAAAAAGAAACTTTACTGCGTCTACGTCGCCATCGGCCAGAAGCGCTCGACGGTGGCCCAGATCGCCAAGACGCTGGCCGACAACGGCGCGCTTGACTACTCGATCATCGTCGCCGCCACCGCCTCGGAACCGGCGCCGCTTCAGTTCCTTGCTCCCTACGCGGGCTGCGCGATGGGCGAATATTTCCGCGACAACGGCACGCACGCCCTTATCATCTACGACGACCTTTCGAAGCAGGCCGTCGCCTATCGGCAAATGTCGCTTCTTCTGCGTCGGCCGCCGGGACGCGAAGCCTATCCGGGGGACGTTTTCTACCTTCACTCCCGCCTGCTCGAGCGGGCGGCGAAGATGAACGACGACAACGGCGGGGGCTCGCTGACGGCGCTGCCCATCATTGAAACCCAGGCCGGCGACGTTTCCGCCTATATCCCGACCAACGTGATCTCGATCACGGACGGCCAAATCTTCCTGGAGACGAACCTTTTCTACCGGGGCATCCGACCGGCCGTGAACGTCGGCCTTTCCGTGAGCCGCGTCGGCTCCGCCGCCCAGACCAAGGCGATGAAGCAGGTCGCCGGCACGATCAAGCTCGAACTTGCCCAGTACCGCGAAATGGAAGCCTTCGCGCAGTTCGGCTCGGACCTGGACGCGGCGACCCAAAGGCTCTTGAACCGCGGCCGGCGCCTGACCGAGCTTTTGAAGCAGGGCCAGTACTCCCCGCTCGCCGCCGAAGAGCAGGTCGTCGTCATCTTCGCGGGCGTGCGGGGTTATCTCGACGGGATCAACGCCGCCGAGGTGACGCGCTTTGAAGAGTCGCTGCTTTCCGAGATCCGCGCGAAAGGGCAAGACATCCTGAAAGCGATCCGGGAAGAGAAGGTGATCTCCGATAAGACGGGGGCCGAACTTAAGGCCTTCCTCGACAGCTTCAGCAAGACGTTCGCCTAG
- a CDS encoding F0F1 ATP synthase subunit gamma has product MPSLKDLRIRINSVRSTQKITAAMKMVAASRLRRAQEQTEAARPYADRMERLCGALAKSLEHFEAAPRLLTGTGKEETHLLIVATSDRGLCGAFNSSIVRAARARIRELQTAGKTVKILCVGRKGRLQLRREYSGLIVDSMEEISKRRLRFQDAEGVAERVLALFEKGEFDVATVIYNRFASAILQVVTLRQIIPFPAPEEEKAADTQGAVYEYEPEEEELLGELLPQNLSTQVYRSLLENAASEQGARMTAMDNATRNAGELIDKLTLHYNRTRQAYITKELIEIVSGAEAL; this is encoded by the coding sequence ATGCCCAGCCTCAAGGACCTTCGCATCCGGATCAACTCCGTTCGCTCGACGCAGAAAATCACGGCGGCGATGAAGATGGTGGCCGCGTCGAGGTTGCGACGCGCCCAGGAACAGACGGAAGCCGCCCGGCCCTATGCCGACCGGATGGAGCGGCTCTGCGGAGCGTTGGCAAAAAGCCTGGAGCATTTCGAGGCGGCACCCAGGCTGCTTACCGGCACCGGCAAGGAAGAAACCCATCTTCTGATCGTCGCCACATCGGACCGCGGGCTTTGCGGCGCCTTCAATTCCTCGATCGTGCGCGCCGCCAGGGCGCGGATTCGCGAGCTTCAAACTGCCGGCAAGACCGTGAAAATTCTTTGCGTCGGGCGCAAGGGGCGCCTGCAGCTTCGGCGGGAATATAGCGGGCTCATCGTCGATTCGATGGAAGAAATCAGCAAACGCCGGTTGCGGTTCCAAGACGCGGAAGGTGTGGCCGAGCGCGTGCTGGCGCTTTTTGAAAAAGGCGAATTCGATGTCGCGACGGTGATCTATAACCGCTTCGCCTCGGCGATCCTGCAAGTCGTCACGCTGCGACAGATCATCCCCTTCCCGGCGCCGGAAGAAGAAAAGGCGGCGGACACGCAAGGCGCTGTCTATGAATACGAACCCGAGGAAGAAGAATTGCTCGGCGAGCTTCTGCCCCAAAATCTGAGCACGCAGGTTTACCGATCGTTGCTCGAGAACGCGGCCAGCGAGCAGGGCGCACGCATGACGGCCATGGACAACGCCACGCGGAACGCGGGCGAACTGATCGACAAACTGACGTTGCACTACAACCGTACGCGCCAGGCGTACATCACGAAGGAACTTATCGAAATCGTGTCCGGCGCCGAAGCGCTGTAA
- a CDS encoding peptidoglycan DD-metalloendopeptidase family protein, translated as MPEAHAGDPGQELRDVERAMEAGRSRQQTLEKKAAELAKNVRNIRKEMIATARRAQEREESVSAHEGRLKTLEGQLVEKRQALWQQQRRFGEVTAALERLAIVPKETLLVLPLRPIDTVRSINLIRFTVPRIESKAAELRRELTVFASLKAEIVRRQGDLAEGKNALEKERDRLGQLLTQKQSLEAKTRTESKAEQARLAALAGQAKDLRELLARLERAPRSLALAPFPKSGVPSFRQAAGTLPLPARGRIARLYDEPTEFGMPSKGITVETRPHAQVIAPFDGQVVFAGPFRGYGPLLIIRHSEGYHTLLAGLFRIDAAVGQWVLAGEPVGAMGNPDGGKPSLYIELRHEGHSINPLPWLAAGKGKVSG; from the coding sequence TTGCCGGAAGCGCACGCCGGGGACCCCGGGCAGGAATTGCGCGACGTCGAACGGGCGATGGAGGCGGGCCGCAGCCGCCAGCAAACGCTTGAGAAGAAAGCGGCCGAGCTGGCGAAGAACGTTCGGAATATTCGCAAGGAAATGATCGCGACGGCGCGCCGCGCCCAGGAACGCGAGGAGTCGGTTTCTGCTCACGAAGGGCGGCTCAAGACCCTCGAGGGGCAACTCGTCGAGAAACGCCAGGCGTTGTGGCAGCAGCAACGGCGGTTCGGCGAGGTTACCGCCGCCCTCGAGCGTTTGGCGATCGTACCGAAGGAAACGCTGCTCGTGCTTCCGCTGCGGCCCATCGACACCGTTCGCAGCATCAATCTGATCCGCTTTACCGTGCCGAGAATCGAATCGAAAGCGGCGGAGCTTCGCCGCGAATTGACGGTGTTTGCGAGCCTGAAAGCGGAGATTGTTCGCCGCCAAGGAGACCTCGCCGAAGGAAAAAACGCGCTTGAAAAGGAACGCGACCGCCTGGGCCAACTGCTCACGCAGAAGCAATCCCTGGAAGCAAAAACGCGCACGGAGAGCAAGGCGGAACAGGCGCGCCTCGCCGCACTCGCCGGCCAGGCGAAGGACCTGCGCGAGCTTCTGGCGCGTCTCGAACGCGCGCCGCGAAGCCTGGCGCTGGCGCCCTTTCCCAAGAGCGGCGTCCCTTCCTTTCGCCAGGCGGCCGGCACGCTGCCGCTTCCGGCGCGCGGCCGGATCGCCCGCCTCTACGACGAACCGACGGAATTCGGCATGCCCAGCAAGGGAATTACGGTCGAGACCCGGCCCCATGCCCAGGTCATCGCCCCCTTCGACGGCCAGGTCGTTTTCGCCGGCCCTTTTCGCGGCTATGGCCCGCTCTTGATCATCCGCCACAGCGAGGGTTATCATACTCTATTGGCTGGATTATTCCGAATTGACGCCGCCGTTGGCCAATGGGTGCTCGCCGGCGAGCCGGTGGGGGCCATGGGAAACCCTGACGGGGGGAAGCCCAGCCTCTATATCGAACTGCGTCACGAAGGCCATTCCATCAACCCGCTGCCATGGCTGGCGGCAGGCAAAGGCAAGGTTAGCGGATAA
- the atpC gene encoding ATP synthase F1 subunit epsilon yields the protein MAETVTFELVSPEKLLLSRDAAFVVVPGAEGDFAVLPGHALFLSSLRPGVLEVHDETDKATALFVAGGFAEATPKRCTVLAREAIPMEEMDRAEIEKRRGEAKEDLGAHPDDREAATLLATAEAMLVALDTWGKTRA from the coding sequence ATGGCTGAAACAGTCACTTTCGAACTGGTCTCCCCGGAAAAGCTTCTGCTTTCCCGCGACGCGGCCTTCGTCGTCGTGCCGGGCGCGGAAGGGGATTTCGCTGTGCTTCCGGGGCATGCGCTCTTTCTTTCGAGCCTGCGGCCCGGTGTTCTCGAAGTCCACGACGAAACGGATAAAGCGACCGCCCTTTTCGTTGCCGGCGGCTTTGCCGAGGCAACGCCCAAGCGTTGCACGGTTCTGGCCAGGGAGGCGATTCCCATGGAGGAGATGGACCGCGCCGAGATCGAAAAACGGCGGGGGGAAGCAAAGGAAGACCTGGGCGCCCACCCCGACGACCGCGAAGCCGCGACCCTTCTCGCCACGGCGGAAGCCATGCTCGTCGCCCTCGACACCTGGGGAAAAACCCGCGCTTAA
- a CDS encoding divergent polysaccharide deacetylase family protein — MAATLARYRSGKPSGGKLLVGAWCTLILGVGVAAGWLLVMGDVRLEERRGYSAGVTVALPPLPPAPEAETESPPAVAAVTPELPVESPPAPPETKAPPETKAPPVAPVRAHPPVETETMAALPAPVPMVLKPAPDPGLVEESQKGPLPAIGKDGREPWRVYARPFDHKDTRPRIAIAINWLGLSGAATETAIQQLPGGVTLAFAPYAENLARWVELARAAGHEVLLNLPMEPLNYPANDPGPQTLLTSLSPARNLDRLEWTLSRGTGYVGVTNYMGSRFTTSEAALKPVLQALKGRGLLFLDSRSSSRSLVSEVAAELGLPWVENNRFLDNQASRVAIDKELAALETMARVQGHAIGIGFPYPVTLERLAAWIPTLERKGFVLVPVSAVAAEKMVR, encoded by the coding sequence ATGGCAGCGACACTAGCACGCTATCGGTCCGGGAAGCCTTCAGGCGGCAAGCTTCTGGTGGGGGCTTGGTGTACGTTGATCCTTGGGGTCGGCGTTGCCGCGGGCTGGCTTCTCGTCATGGGCGACGTGCGGCTGGAGGAACGCAGAGGGTACTCGGCCGGCGTCACGGTTGCCCTGCCGCCGCTCCCGCCGGCGCCGGAGGCCGAAACGGAAAGCCCGCCCGCCGTCGCCGCCGTAACGCCGGAACTGCCGGTCGAAAGCCCGCCAGCGCCGCCAGAAACAAAAGCGCCGCCAGAAACAAAAGCGCCGCCAGTTGCGCCTGTACGTGCGCACCCGCCGGTGGAAACAGAGACAATGGCCGCCCTGCCCGCGCCGGTGCCGATGGTACTGAAGCCGGCGCCGGACCCCGGCCTCGTCGAGGAAAGCCAGAAGGGCCCGCTGCCGGCGATCGGCAAGGACGGCCGCGAGCCATGGCGGGTTTACGCCCGGCCGTTCGACCATAAGGACACGAGGCCGCGCATCGCGATCGCCATAAACTGGCTCGGCCTGAGCGGCGCAGCGACGGAAACCGCCATCCAGCAGCTTCCCGGCGGCGTTACGCTTGCCTTCGCGCCCTACGCGGAGAATCTTGCGCGCTGGGTCGAACTCGCGCGCGCCGCCGGTCACGAAGTTCTCCTCAACCTGCCGATGGAGCCGCTCAACTACCCGGCCAACGATCCCGGGCCCCAAACCCTGCTCACCAGTTTAAGCCCGGCTCGCAACCTCGATCGCCTGGAGTGGACGCTCTCCCGCGGGACTGGCTATGTCGGTGTCACGAACTACATGGGGTCGCGTTTCACAACCTCGGAGGCGGCGCTTAAGCCGGTGTTGCAGGCCTTGAAAGGCCGCGGCCTTCTTTTTCTTGACAGCCGCTCGTCCTCACGGAGCCTGGTGTCGGAGGTGGCGGCGGAGCTTGGTCTGCCGTGGGTGGAGAACAACCGCTTCCTCGACAACCAGGCCTCCCGCGTGGCGATCGACAAGGAACTTGCCGCACTTGAAACCATGGCGCGTGTGCAGGGCCATGCGATCGGCATCGGTTTTCCCTATCCGGTGACGTTAGAGCGGCTGGCCGCCTGGATTCCGACCCTGGAGAGGAAAGGTTTCGTGCTGGTGCCGGTAAGCGCGGTCGCGGCCGAGAAGATGGTGAGATGA
- a CDS encoding RNA pyrophosphohydrolase has translation MTQEKAAALPYRPGVGILLFNRAGKVFVGSRIDMRSEAWQMPQGGIEAGETPAEAAFRELLEEVGTDRAEIVAESEEWYFYDLPDALVDKIWNGKYRGQQQKWFVFRFLGCDSDIRIGTEEPEFHDWRWVTLEELPDVIVPFKRRLYEELVRAFAPVVRNFVEKK, from the coding sequence ATGACGCAAGAGAAAGCCGCGGCTCTTCCCTATCGGCCGGGCGTCGGCATTCTGCTTTTCAACCGGGCAGGCAAGGTCTTCGTCGGCAGCCGCATCGACATGCGGAGCGAAGCCTGGCAGATGCCTCAGGGCGGTATTGAGGCGGGCGAAACACCGGCGGAAGCCGCCTTCCGCGAGCTTTTGGAAGAGGTTGGCACCGACCGGGCGGAGATCGTCGCCGAAAGCGAAGAGTGGTATTTCTACGATTTACCGGACGCGCTTGTGGACAAGATCTGGAACGGGAAATACCGCGGTCAGCAGCAAAAGTGGTTCGTCTTCAGGTTCCTGGGTTGCGATTCGGACATTCGGATCGGCACCGAAGAGCCCGAGTTTCACGACTGGCGATGGGTAACGCTTGAGGAATTGCCCGACGTCATCGTTCCCTTCAAGCGCCGCCTGTATGAGGAACTCGTGCGGGCCTTCGCGCCGGTCGTCCGCAATTTTGTGGAAAAAAAGTAA